In Halorubrum sp. PV6, a single window of DNA contains:
- a CDS encoding mechanosensitive ion channel family protein, translating to MIPSLSALFEGFSAVEATVAVLAISVVAALGMEFVVLRIARRYVSTTESKYDDIIIASLRAPLVVTAALAGVYVLTQVPTVRASVLVDPQLLDDIFGRPSLSVIILVWAHAANAVVNRLVAAVNEEGNRFDFAPVFSNVWTLAVLVGSAGTLLWLWGIEITPLLGAAGVAGIAVGFAAKDTVANFFGGIALYFDDTYKIGDYIVLDDGTAGTVIKVGVRSTTLLTRDEVLVTVPNAALNAAKVTNESAPQRRRRVRVPIGVAYGTDIDAFEALAIEVVQAESLVLDSPKPRARLRSFGDSALQYEILCWVNGPTRRRRAQHELNRALYKALNDADIEIPYPKRDVTVTTGPDPSVEVPDERGAGQAAVDGGTAAGRNGESAAERDGESAAERDGN from the coding sequence ATGATACCGTCGCTTTCCGCGTTGTTCGAGGGGTTCTCGGCGGTCGAGGCGACGGTCGCGGTCCTCGCCATCTCCGTCGTCGCCGCGCTGGGGATGGAGTTCGTCGTCTTGCGAATCGCCCGCCGCTACGTCTCGACCACCGAGTCGAAGTACGACGACATCATCATCGCGTCGCTTCGCGCCCCGCTGGTCGTCACCGCCGCGCTCGCCGGGGTGTACGTCCTCACGCAGGTGCCGACGGTCCGGGCCTCCGTCCTCGTCGACCCGCAGCTGCTCGACGACATCTTCGGTCGCCCCTCGCTTTCCGTGATCATCCTCGTGTGGGCACACGCCGCCAACGCCGTCGTGAACCGGCTCGTCGCCGCGGTCAACGAGGAGGGGAACCGCTTCGACTTCGCGCCCGTCTTCTCGAACGTCTGGACGCTCGCGGTCCTCGTGGGGAGCGCGGGGACCCTGCTGTGGCTGTGGGGCATCGAGATCACCCCGCTGCTCGGCGCGGCCGGCGTCGCCGGCATCGCGGTCGGCTTCGCCGCGAAAGACACCGTCGCGAACTTCTTCGGGGGGATCGCGCTGTACTTCGACGACACCTACAAGATCGGCGATTACATCGTCTTAGACGACGGCACCGCCGGCACCGTCATCAAGGTCGGCGTGCGCTCGACGACGCTGCTCACCCGCGACGAGGTGTTGGTGACCGTACCGAACGCCGCGCTCAACGCCGCGAAGGTGACGAACGAGTCGGCGCCACAGCGTCGTCGTCGCGTCCGGGTCCCGATCGGCGTCGCCTACGGGACGGACATCGACGCGTTCGAGGCGCTCGCGATCGAGGTGGTGCAGGCCGAATCGCTCGTCCTCGATTCCCCGAAGCCGCGAGCCCGGCTCCGGTCGTTCGGCGACTCGGCGCTCCAGTACGAGATCCTCTGTTGGGTGAACGGGCCGACGCGTCGCCGCCGCGCGCAGCACGAACTCAACCGCGCGTTATATAAAGCGCTGAACGACGCCGACATCGAGATCCCGTACCCGAAACGCGACGTGACGGTCACGACCGGCCCGGACCCGAGCGTCGAGGTCCCGGACGAGCGAGGAGCCGGGCAGGCGGCCGTCGACGGCGGGACCGCGGCCGGGCGCAACGGCGAGAGTGCGGCCGAGCGCGACGGCGAGAGTGCGGCCGAGCGCGACGGCAACTGA
- the phnE gene encoding phosphonate ABC transporter, permease protein PhnE, producing MAIEQPSWQRFDRRRRIARFVLLLTAAVTVIASWRFMDTGVARPETIPREVSDLLTRMYPPDVAYTTQIVQPLVETVQIAALGTLGAFVLAIPVALLAAENTTPNGATFWLGKLIVTVSRSVNTIIWALFFVVLFGSGPLAGAVAIVFRSVGFLGKLLGEEIEEIDFGQVEAVRASGASQAQVLLYGILPQVKPALVGLSIYRWDINIRDSTVLGFVGAGGIGVELFRAVNAFAWQSVAMVLIVILGVVVVTESLSAYTRGLVR from the coding sequence ATGGCGATCGAACAACCGAGCTGGCAGCGGTTCGACCGGCGGCGGCGTATCGCCCGGTTCGTCCTCCTGCTGACCGCCGCCGTCACCGTGATCGCCTCGTGGCGGTTCATGGATACCGGCGTCGCCAGGCCGGAGACGATCCCGCGAGAGGTGAGCGACCTTTTGACTCGGATGTACCCGCCGGATGTGGCGTACACCACTCAGATCGTCCAGCCGCTGGTCGAGACGGTCCAGATTGCCGCGCTCGGAACGCTCGGCGCCTTCGTGCTCGCGATCCCGGTGGCGTTGCTCGCGGCCGAGAACACCACGCCGAACGGCGCGACATTCTGGCTCGGGAAGCTCATCGTAACGGTAAGCCGGTCGGTCAACACCATCATCTGGGCCCTGTTCTTCGTCGTGCTGTTCGGATCGGGTCCGCTCGCCGGCGCCGTCGCCATCGTGTTCCGCTCTGTCGGCTTCCTCGGGAAGCTGCTCGGAGAGGAGATCGAAGAGATAGACTTCGGTCAGGTCGAGGCGGTCCGCGCGTCCGGCGCGTCACAGGCGCAAGTGTTGCTCTACGGCATCCTCCCGCAAGTCAAGCCCGCGCTGGTCGGGCTGTCGATTTACCGCTGGGACATCAACATCCGCGACTCGACGGTGCTCGGGTTCGTGGGTGCCGGCGGCATCGGCGTGGAGCTGTTCCGCGCGGTCAACGCCTTCGCGTGGCAGTCGGTCGCGATGGTGTTGATCGTCATCCTCGGGGTGGTGGTCGTCACCGAGAGCCTATCGGCGTACACGCGGGGGCTGGTTCGATGA
- a CDS encoding HAD family hydrolase, producing MSSFRPDAYDVVLFDMDGVVLESPGIDPAIRSRALDNVLDDRGLTVPSALRERLERDAYDEAFRAACEELAVDPRPLFRAREERSAERAIERLAAGARRLHRDVEALDVLSDRATLGLVSNNYHPTVEFVVDHFRLDTFAFVRGRDPGPDGFRRRKPNPHYLEEALNALDATDGIYVGDRATDVLAAERAGIDSAFLRRDHNADRDLSVEPTVEIESLRDLLDIPDASPSDAPATRSDPAGSSDSQTDRGRSSGSSE from the coding sequence ATGAGTTCGTTCAGACCCGACGCGTACGACGTGGTGCTGTTCGACATGGACGGCGTCGTGTTGGAAAGCCCCGGTATCGACCCCGCGATCCGCTCGCGAGCCTTGGACAACGTGCTCGACGACCGTGGTCTGACCGTACCGTCGGCACTTCGCGAGCGGCTGGAACGTGACGCGTACGACGAAGCGTTCCGCGCGGCCTGCGAGGAACTGGCGGTCGACCCTAGACCCCTCTTCCGGGCGCGCGAGGAGCGGAGCGCGGAACGCGCAATCGAGCGGTTGGCGGCCGGGGCGCGGCGCCTCCACCGGGACGTCGAGGCCCTCGACGTGCTGTCCGATCGCGCGACGCTCGGGCTGGTGAGCAACAACTACCACCCCACCGTCGAGTTCGTCGTCGATCACTTCCGGCTCGACACGTTCGCGTTCGTCCGCGGCCGCGACCCCGGCCCAGACGGATTCCGGCGGCGCAAGCCGAACCCGCACTACCTCGAGGAGGCCCTCAACGCTCTCGACGCGACCGACGGGATCTACGTCGGAGACCGCGCGACCGACGTGCTCGCCGCCGAGCGAGCCGGGATCGACAGCGCGTTCCTGCGGCGCGACCACAACGCCGACCGAGACCTCAGCGTGGAGCCGACCGTCGAGATCGAGAGCCTCCGGGACCTCTTGGACATCCCCGACGCCTCGCCCTCCGACGCGCCCGCAACTCGATCAGACCCCGCCGGCTCGTCGGACTCGCAGACCGACCGGGGTCGCTCGTCGGGTTCGTCCGAGTAG
- the phnE gene encoding phosphonate ABC transporter, permease protein PhnE — MAAGNRTWERPTVFPNRGVKWAVYAGVVGFFLWSGVGVGADPARIAQGLGSAGSLVGDFLPPSATPRQAQRILDKMLESVAMAMVSTLTGILLSVPIAFMAAENLSPKPLYAINRGFISVSRAFNAIIVGIIAVKAIGFGPLAGILTITFKTVGFFSKLLAEDLEDIDMGSVNAVRAAGASPIQTLLYGVVPQIIPRFAGLSVYRWDINIRTSTIIGIVGAGGIGSVLLTAFNRYDYQYVTAILLAIIAVVLVAEGVSAVVRRRYN, encoded by the coding sequence ATGGCCGCCGGCAACCGTACTTGGGAGCGGCCAACCGTCTTCCCGAATCGGGGGGTGAAGTGGGCGGTGTACGCCGGCGTCGTGGGATTCTTCCTCTGGTCGGGTGTCGGGGTCGGAGCCGACCCTGCACGGATCGCTCAGGGGCTCGGCAGCGCCGGGTCGCTCGTCGGCGACTTCCTCCCGCCCTCGGCGACCCCGCGACAGGCCCAGCGGATTCTCGACAAGATGCTCGAAAGCGTCGCGATGGCGATGGTGTCGACGCTCACCGGAATCCTGCTCAGCGTCCCGATCGCGTTCATGGCCGCGGAGAACCTCTCGCCGAAGCCGCTGTACGCGATCAACAGGGGGTTCATCTCCGTCTCTCGGGCGTTCAACGCGATCATCGTCGGCATCATCGCGGTCAAGGCCATCGGGTTCGGACCGCTCGCGGGCATCCTCACGATCACGTTCAAGACGGTCGGCTTCTTCTCGAAGCTCCTGGCCGAAGATCTAGAGGACATCGACATGGGGTCGGTCAACGCGGTGCGGGCCGCGGGCGCCTCACCGATTCAGACGCTCTTGTACGGGGTGGTACCGCAGATAATCCCGCGGTTCGCGGGGCTCTCGGTGTACCGGTGGGACATCAACATCCGCACCTCGACCATCATCGGCATCGTCGGAGCCGGCGGGATCGGATCCGTGCTCCTGACCGCGTTCAACCGGTACGATTACCAGTACGTCACGGCCATCCTGCTTGCGATCATCGCCGTCGTCCTCGTGGCTGAGGGAGTCAGCGCGGTCGTCAGACGGAGGTACAACTGA